From Flavobacterium arcticum, the proteins below share one genomic window:
- the feoB gene encoding ferrous iron transport protein B: protein MATQTIKISLIGNPNTGKTSVFNQLTGLNQQVGNYPGITVERKQGSAKLGTGIKGTIIDLPGTYSLNASSMDENVVIELLLNRNDKDFPDVAVVVTDVENLKRNLLLFTQIKDLEIPAILVINMADRMERKGISLDIPYLEEQLKTKIALVSSRKGTGIDDLKELIVNYKDLTTEPCLNASSIDPDYFGKLRKAFPNQLLYKLWLVITQDVNFGQLERNEIEKSSFTKSKTELKRLQQKETIKRYQFINDVLKFGLVVDATIAKDLRARLDRVLTHKVFGYVIFFSILMLIFQSIFAWSSVPMDLIDEGFTWLSSYASKNLPAGKLTELIAEGIIPGIGGVVIFIPQIAFLFLFISILEESGYMSRVVFLMDRIMKRFGLSGKSVVPLISGTACAIPAIMAARNIENWRERLITILVTPFTTCSARLPVYAILIALVIPNRMVFGFFNLQGLTLMLLYMLGFASAIVSAIILNKVLKTRYKSFFVAEMPNYKLPLAKNVALTVIEKTKAFVYGAGKIILALSIIIWFLGSHGPGDEFENAEQIITTQIGTTKIDPDKLDDKIAAYQLEHSYIGIMGKSIEPAIKPLGYDWKIGIAIVSSFAAREVFVGTLATIYNIGSGSDDEATIKERMKAETDPETGKKVFNFASGLSLLLFYAFAMQCMSTLAVTKKETNSWKWPMIQLFGMSTFAYIVSLIAYQLLK, encoded by the coding sequence ATGGCAACCCAAACTATAAAAATTTCTTTAATAGGTAACCCTAACACAGGTAAAACCTCAGTATTTAACCAGCTTACAGGGCTTAACCAACAAGTTGGTAATTACCCTGGTATAACGGTAGAGCGCAAGCAAGGCTCTGCAAAACTAGGTACTGGTATTAAAGGAACAATTATAGACCTACCAGGCACCTATAGCCTGAATGCCAGCTCTATGGACGAGAATGTGGTTATAGAACTGCTGTTAAACCGTAATGATAAAGATTTTCCTGATGTAGCAGTAGTAGTAACTGATGTGGAGAACCTAAAACGTAATCTACTACTTTTTACTCAAATTAAAGATTTAGAAATACCCGCCATACTCGTCATAAATATGGCAGACAGAATGGAGCGCAAAGGTATATCGCTAGACATTCCGTACTTAGAAGAACAACTTAAAACAAAAATTGCCTTAGTAAGCTCTCGTAAAGGAACGGGAATTGACGATCTTAAAGAACTTATTGTTAATTATAAAGATCTTACTACAGAGCCATGCCTTAATGCATCGTCTATAGATCCTGATTATTTTGGTAAACTAAGAAAAGCATTTCCTAACCAATTATTATACAAACTTTGGTTGGTTATTACTCAAGATGTAAACTTTGGGCAACTAGAGCGAAACGAAATAGAAAAAAGTTCGTTTACCAAATCTAAAACAGAACTGAAAAGACTACAACAAAAAGAAACCATAAAACGCTATCAGTTTATAAATGATGTGCTAAAATTTGGGCTTGTTGTAGATGCTACGATAGCAAAAGACCTAAGAGCAAGACTAGACAGGGTATTAACCCATAAAGTATTTGGTTACGTTATTTTCTTTTCGATATTAATGCTCATCTTCCAATCGATATTTGCATGGTCGAGCGTACCAATGGATTTAATAGATGAAGGTTTTACATGGTTAAGCTCCTATGCATCTAAAAATTTACCTGCTGGCAAACTTACAGAGCTAATAGCCGAAGGTATTATTCCCGGTATAGGTGGTGTAGTTATCTTTATACCACAAATAGCCTTCCTGTTTCTATTTATATCAATATTAGAAGAGAGTGGCTATATGAGCCGTGTAGTATTCCTTATGGATAGGATTATGAAACGTTTTGGGCTAAGCGGTAAAAGCGTTGTACCCCTTATATCGGGTACTGCGTGTGCTATACCTGCTATTATGGCCGCTCGTAATATAGAGAACTGGCGCGAAAGACTTATTACTATACTAGTAACACCTTTTACCACCTGCTCTGCAAGGCTGCCTGTATATGCTATCCTTATTGCACTGGTAATACCTAACCGTATGGTTTTTGGTTTCTTTAACCTGCAAGGACTTACGTTAATGTTATTGTATATGCTTGGCTTTGCAAGTGCAATTGTATCAGCAATTATACTTAACAAAGTACTTAAAACTCGCTATAAAAGCTTTTTTGTAGCCGAAATGCCTAACTACAAATTGCCTCTTGCTAAAAACGTAGCGCTTACTGTAATAGAAAAAACAAAAGCATTTGTATATGGTGCAGGTAAAATAATACTGGCACTATCTATTATTATATGGTTTTTAGGCTCACATGGACCGGGTGATGAGTTTGAAAATGCAGAACAAATTATAACTACCCAAATTGGTACAACTAAAATAGACCCCGATAAACTTGATGATAAAATAGCTGCTTACCAGCTAGAGCACTCTTACATCGGTATTATGGGAAAAAGCATAGAGCCTGCTATAAAACCATTAGGTTACGATTGGAAAATTGGTATTGCTATAGTTTCTTCTTTTGCGGCACGTGAGGTATTTGTAGGTACTCTTGCCACCATATACAACATAGGTAGTGGCAGCGATGACGAAGCCACCATTAAAGAACGTATGAAGGCTGAAACTGACCCCGAAACGGGCAAGAAAGTATTCAACTTCGCTTCAGGGTTATCATTATTATTATTTTATGCCTTTGCTATGCAATGTATGAGTACACTTGCTGTTACTAAAAAAGAGACTAATTCTTGGAAATGGCCTATGATACAACTATTTGGCATGAGTACTTTTGCTTATATTGTATCATTGATAGCCTACCAGCTATTAAAATAA
- a CDS encoding response regulator: protein MKKVLHVLAIDDHVVVLEGYHAIFKALNEEHGNLNFIKASDCKSAYELIESYKNDPFDIAVVDYSIPDYAERELYSGGDMAMLLREVMPECKIVMMTMHKEVDIMGRILETISPEGFINKSDCTTDELLEGFKIVLDGGNYYSKTVSNFQKRLSSGILLDDLDIRIIKLLARGIKNKNLDKYIPLTVSGIEKRKYRIKRLLDIEGGDEELISEARNQGYV, encoded by the coding sequence TTGAAAAAGGTATTACATGTTCTTGCGATAGACGACCATGTTGTAGTTCTAGAGGGGTATCACGCCATTTTTAAAGCTCTGAATGAAGAACACGGTAATCTAAATTTTATTAAAGCATCTGATTGCAAATCGGCTTATGAATTGATTGAGAGTTATAAAAACGACCCTTTTGATATTGCCGTAGTAGATTATAGTATTCCCGATTATGCAGAGCGAGAACTCTACTCTGGCGGAGATATGGCTATGCTATTGCGCGAAGTTATGCCCGAATGCAAAATTGTAATGATGACCATGCACAAAGAGGTCGATATTATGGGGCGTATACTTGAAACAATAAGTCCCGAAGGTTTTATTAACAAAAGTGATTGTACTACCGATGAGCTTCTTGAAGGTTTTAAAATAGTGCTCGATGGGGGTAATTATTACTCTAAAACAGTTTCGAATTTTCAAAAACGATTGAGTTCTGGTATATTACTAGATGACTTAGACATCCGCATTATAAAATTATTAGCAAGAGGTATCAAAAATAAAAACTTAGATAAATACATACCACTTACTGTAAGTGGTATAGAAAAACGAAAATATAGAATAAAGCGTTTACTAGATATAGAGGGGGGCGATGAAGAATTGATATCTGAAGCCCGTAACCAAGGTTATGTTTAA
- a CDS encoding helix-turn-helix domain-containing protein, with the protein MFGKNLKKIRSVHGMSQQEFAELFDLKRATLGAYEENRSNPKLETVVKIAKHFSISIDDLLTRELTVNRLLRFNETITVIPGETQDNDKEGITCISENNKEDFIKQYNIANNISNVQLPSVYLPHVSGTHKLALVIDDLTMSGEPNGFLPKDMVIGTQIPLDEIEKTNGELVLIATANDFYFRKINYQNDKVVLKANHPGVEPIALNTKEITGLWVVVHLFRYTLPSNESELEQRLAQLESSIANLRQNPE; encoded by the coding sequence ATGTTTGGAAAGAATCTAAAAAAAATACGCAGCGTACACGGAATGAGTCAGCAAGAATTTGCAGAACTGTTTGATTTAAAGCGCGCTACACTCGGGGCGTATGAAGAAAACCGTAGCAATCCTAAACTAGAAACCGTTGTAAAAATTGCTAAGCATTTTAGTATTAGTATAGATGACCTATTAACAAGGGAGCTTACCGTAAACCGATTATTACGCTTTAATGAGACTATAACGGTAATACCTGGAGAAACACAAGACAATGATAAAGAAGGTATTACCTGTATTTCTGAGAACAATAAAGAAGATTTCATTAAACAATACAATATTGCTAATAATATTAGCAACGTGCAATTACCCTCTGTTTACCTACCCCACGTTAGCGGAACGCATAAACTAGCGTTAGTAATAGATGATTTAACCATGTCTGGCGAGCCAAATGGTTTTTTACCAAAAGATATGGTAATAGGTACACAAATACCACTTGATGAAATTGAAAAAACTAACGGAGAACTAGTACTTATAGCCACAGCCAACGATTTTTATTTTAGAAAAATAAACTATCAAAATGATAAAGTAGTCCTAAAAGCTAACCATCCTGGTGTAGAACCAATAGCTCTTAACACTAAAGAAATTACAGGGCTATGGGTAGTAGTGCATTTATTTAGATATACATTACCAAGCAACGAAAGCGAACTAGAACAACGACTTGCACAACTGGAGAGCTCTATTGCCAACCTACGCCAAAACCCAGAATAG
- a CDS encoding FeoA family protein — protein MKNTLAGLKKGQKAIIVDFNIDLIPLKLLEMGCLPGNLVELLQVAPFGDPIYINVNDSHVAIRLETAAEIDVEILID, from the coding sequence TTGAAAAACACTCTTGCAGGGCTCAAAAAAGGGCAAAAAGCCATTATAGTCGATTTTAATATCGACCTCATCCCGCTCAAGCTACTTGAAATGGGGTGCCTGCCAGGCAATCTTGTAGAGTTATTGCAGGTCGCACCATTTGGCGACCCCATCTACATCAATGTAAATGATAGTCATGTAGCAATTCGTTTAGAAACTGCTGCTGAAATTGATGTAGAAATTTTAATCGACTAA
- a CDS encoding SCO family protein, with amino-acid sequence MLSFFKKYKFFFLFMGVLSAVILYLFYGALKPKKSLKIYSPADVNPELVDTTVQYVARNHKIADFAFTNQNGKTITQKDYEGKIYVADFFFTTCPTICPIMTDNMVWLQDKIKDNTKVMLLSHSVTPDIDSVPVLKAYAEKKGVIDSKWNLVTGNKKDIYYIARKSYLAVKTSTSNELYDMVHTENFILVDSKGRIRGFYNGTNLDKEVEGEKNVTQLLEDINWLSNHEN; translated from the coding sequence ATGCTTTCTTTTTTCAAAAAATATAAATTTTTCTTCTTGTTCATGGGTGTGCTTTCGGCAGTCATCTTGTACCTGTTTTATGGTGCATTAAAGCCCAAAAAATCACTAAAAATATACAGCCCTGCCGATGTAAACCCAGAGCTGGTAGACACTACAGTACAATATGTAGCGCGTAATCATAAAATAGCCGATTTTGCTTTTACCAATCAAAACGGTAAAACCATTACTCAAAAAGATTATGAGGGAAAGATATATGTCGCTGATTTCTTTTTTACCACGTGCCCTACCATTTGCCCAATAATGACTGACAACATGGTATGGCTACAAGACAAAATTAAAGATAACACGAAAGTAATGCTACTTTCACACTCAGTTACACCAGATATAGACAGTGTACCAGTACTAAAAGCCTATGCCGAAAAAAAAGGAGTTATAGATAGTAAATGGAACTTGGTTACTGGTAATAAAAAAGACATTTATTACATTGCTAGAAAATCTTATCTCGCTGTAAAAACCAGTACATCAAACGAGTTGTATGACATGGTACATACCGAAAATTTTATATTAGTAGATAGTAAAGGTCGAATAAGAGGTTTTTACAACGGAACCAATCTTGATAAAGAAGTAGAGGGCGAAAAAAATGTAACCCAATTACTAGAGGACATCAACTGGTTATCTAACCATGAAAACTAA
- a CDS encoding ZIP family metal transporter, whose product MFETIVTYFESIDPVLAALYATLFTWGVTALGASAVFFFKTMHRALLDGMLGFTGGVMVAASYWSLLSPAIEMSSGEGFTKVMPAAIGFILGALFLFGLDKALPHLHINFKETEKEGIKTPWQRTTLLVLAITLHNIPEGLAVGVLFGGVAAGIPEASIAGALTLAIGIGIQNFPEGIAVSMPLRRMGMKRSKSFMYGQASALVEPIAGVLGAVAVTFFTPILPYALAFAAGAMIFVVVEEVIPETQRDKNTDIATLGFIGGFVVMMSLDVALG is encoded by the coding sequence ATGTTTGAAACTATAGTTACTTACTTTGAGTCGATAGACCCCGTTTTGGCAGCGCTTTATGCTACATTATTTACATGGGGTGTTACTGCACTTGGCGCATCGGCAGTATTCTTTTTTAAAACAATGCACAGGGCATTACTAGATGGTATGCTTGGTTTTACAGGAGGGGTAATGGTGGCAGCAAGTTACTGGAGCTTACTTTCTCCTGCTATAGAAATGAGCTCGGGTGAAGGTTTTACTAAAGTAATGCCCGCTGCTATAGGCTTTATACTTGGCGCCTTATTTTTGTTTGGGCTTGATAAAGCATTACCACACCTTCATATAAACTTTAAAGAAACAGAAAAAGAGGGTATAAAAACCCCTTGGCAACGTACTACACTATTGGTGCTTGCTATAACATTACATAATATACCCGAAGGTCTTGCTGTAGGTGTACTTTTTGGTGGTGTTGCAGCAGGTATACCAGAGGCTTCTATAGCTGGGGCTTTAACACTTGCTATAGGTATAGGTATTCAAAATTTCCCCGAAGGTATTGCAGTGTCTATGCCATTGCGCCGTATGGGCATGAAGCGTAGTAAAAGTTTTATGTATGGGCAGGCATCGGCACTTGTAGAGCCTATTGCGGGTGTGCTAGGCGCGGTAGCGGTTACTTTTTTTACCCCTATACTACCTTATGCCTTAGCCTTTGCGGCGGGTGCTATGATTTTTGTGGTAGTAGAAGAGGTAATACCCGAAACGCAGCGCGATAAGAATACTGATATTGCTACCTTAGGCTTTATAGGAGGGTTTGTAGTAATGATGTCGTTAGATGTTGCATTGGGTTAA
- a CDS encoding SDR family oxidoreductase, whose product MAQISILGCGWLGLPLAKQLIAKGHTVKGSTTSPEKIAVLQKAAIKPYVITLHENNIEGDSKGFLQDSNILIIDIPPGLRKGSSESFVAKINTLIPIMATSRITKVLFISSTSVYGAVNGIVTEGTIPNPETESGKQLLEVEAILQSNTNFKTTIIRFGGLIGDDRNPVKYLAGKKDISNPSAPVNLIHRDDCIGIIMKIIEKNVWGDVFNAVTPHHPTRQEYYTEKAKEKNLPIPLFSREEVSITKVIIADRVKQVLEYNFINTNL is encoded by the coding sequence ATGGCACAAATATCTATATTGGGTTGTGGCTGGCTCGGACTGCCCTTAGCAAAACAACTTATTGCAAAAGGACATACCGTAAAAGGTAGTACTACTTCTCCCGAAAAAATAGCTGTTTTGCAAAAAGCAGCTATAAAGCCTTATGTAATAACATTACATGAAAATAATATAGAAGGCGATAGTAAAGGTTTTCTTCAAGACAGTAACATACTTATAATTGATATCCCTCCTGGGTTACGCAAAGGGAGCAGCGAAAGTTTTGTTGCCAAAATAAACACGCTCATCCCTATCATGGCAACTTCAAGGATAACTAAAGTATTGTTTATAAGCTCTACTTCTGTTTATGGTGCTGTAAATGGTATTGTTACAGAGGGTACTATACCCAACCCTGAAACCGAAAGCGGGAAGCAGCTTCTAGAAGTAGAAGCTATATTACAAAGCAATACCAATTTTAAAACTACTATAATTCGTTTTGGGGGACTTATAGGCGACGATAGAAATCCTGTAAAATACTTGGCTGGTAAAAAAGATATCAGTAACCCTAGCGCTCCTGTAAACCTCATCCATCGCGATGATTGTATAGGTATTATCATGAAAATAATCGAAAAAAATGTTTGGGGAGATGTTTTTAATGCTGTAACCCCTCATCATCCTACACGCCAGGAATACTATACCGAAAAGGCAAAAGAAAAAAACCTGCCTATACCTTTATTCAGCCGGGAAGAAGTATCAATAACAAAAGTGATAATTGCCGATAGGGTAAAGCAGGTTTTAGAATATAATTTTATAAACACTAATTTATAA
- a CDS encoding bifunctional GNAT family N-acetyltransferase/carbon-nitrogen hydrolase family protein, which translates to MQIEINKVELRNLQIEDYKQLKLSMQHAYGELEQSYWQEKEIKKLLKIFPEGQLVVLVDGKVVGAALSLIIDYKKAIGSHNYETITGKYTFDTHDYEADILYGIDVFIDPEYRGLRLGRRLYDMRKELCEQLNLKSIIFAGRMPNYTAHVDEYSPKEYIEKVRLKEVHDPVLSFQISNDFHVIKLMRNYLEGDVSSKEYAVLMEWNNIYYDKSPKLINTQKSTIRLGLVQWQMRPLANVEALFEQAEFFIDAVSGYGSDFALFPELFVAPLMADFNHLSEADAIREIARYCDPIQKRFQEMAISYNINIITGSMPYLEDGNLYNVGFLCKRDGTSEMYTKIHITPNEVQYWGMKGGSEIKTFDTDCGKIGIMICYDVEFPELARLMADEGMNILFVPFLTDTQNGYTRVKHCAQARAIENECYVAIAGCVGNLPKVNNMDIQYAQTAVFTPSDFSFPSNGIKAETTPNTEMTLIVDVDIDLLKELHEYGSVRILKDRRNDLYKIKKLNQPVAATKSGSDNQTS; encoded by the coding sequence ATGCAAATAGAGATAAATAAGGTTGAATTACGCAACCTGCAAATAGAAGATTACAAACAGTTAAAGCTTTCTATGCAACATGCCTATGGCGAGCTAGAACAGTCGTACTGGCAAGAAAAAGAAATAAAAAAACTCTTAAAAATATTTCCCGAGGGGCAACTTGTAGTGCTTGTAGACGGTAAAGTTGTGGGTGCTGCACTATCATTAATAATAGATTATAAAAAAGCTATAGGCAGTCATAATTATGAAACCATTACAGGTAAGTATACTTTTGATACTCATGACTATGAAGCTGATATACTATATGGTATAGATGTATTTATAGACCCTGAATATCGTGGGCTTCGCCTAGGCAGAAGGCTCTATGATATGCGAAAAGAACTATGCGAGCAACTCAACCTGAAATCGATAATATTTGCAGGACGTATGCCTAATTATACCGCTCACGTAGATGAATATTCACCTAAAGAATACATAGAAAAAGTACGCCTAAAAGAAGTACATGACCCTGTATTATCTTTTCAAATAAGTAACGATTTCCACGTAATAAAGTTAATGCGAAACTACCTAGAGGGCGATGTTAGCTCTAAAGAGTATGCCGTACTAATGGAGTGGAATAATATTTATTATGATAAAAGCCCTAAACTTATCAATACACAAAAAAGTACTATTCGTTTAGGATTAGTACAATGGCAAATGCGCCCACTAGCAAATGTTGAGGCACTTTTTGAACAAGCCGAGTTTTTTATTGATGCCGTTTCGGGCTATGGTAGTGACTTCGCATTATTTCCAGAACTTTTTGTGGCACCGCTTATGGCAGATTTTAACCATCTTAGCGAAGCTGATGCTATACGCGAAATTGCACGCTATTGCGATCCTATACAAAAACGATTTCAAGAAATGGCAATATCCTATAACATCAACATCATTACAGGGAGTATGCCTTACCTAGAAGATGGGAACCTGTATAATGTAGGGTTTTTATGCAAGCGCGACGGTACATCTGAAATGTATACCAAAATACACATTACCCCAAACGAGGTACAATATTGGGGTATGAAAGGTGGTAGCGAAATTAAAACATTTGATACCGATTGTGGTAAAATAGGTATTATGATATGCTATGATGTTGAGTTCCCAGAGCTAGCACGCCTAATGGCAGATGAAGGAATGAATATCTTATTTGTCCCTTTCCTTACCGATACCCAAAACGGCTATACTCGCGTAAAACACTGTGCGCAGGCGCGTGCGATAGAAAACGAATGTTATGTAGCCATAGCTGGATGTGTAGGTAACTTGCCTAAGGTAAATAATATGGATATACAGTATGCACAAACAGCAGTATTTACGCCATCTGACTTTTCATTTCCATCTAACGGTATTAAGGCAGAAACAACCCCAAATACTGAGATGACGCTTATTGTAGATGTAGACATTGACTTATTAAAAGAACTACACGAATATGGTAGTGTGCGCATACTGAAAGACAGGCGTAATGACTTATATAAAATAAAAAAGCTTAACCAACCTGTAGCAGCAACTAAATCAGGTTCGGATAACCAAACTAGTTAA
- a CDS encoding M13 family metallopeptidase, whose amino-acid sequence MKLNKKTTFASLAIVLGATVCNAQTNNSEQSKPGINLSYMDKSVAPGEDFFRYVNGTWVDNTEIPGDKTRWGSFDELREQTNNDALAILKKAAANEGLDPNSDQGKAASLYRSIMDTVARNEKGIEPLKPYLTKIDMIGSVKDLQSLLIEMEPLGGLGFFGIGIGADAKDSNSNVVYMGPGSLGLPDRDYYVSDDADSKEKRQEYVLHVARMLKYLGYSDAQAQKAAKGILALETAMAEPRMDRVERRDRRKSYNPMTVAELQELTPVIDWSKYITAIGIDKVDTLIVSQPKYMTALNSILKENNVEDWKFYMKWTLINRASGYLTTDIETADWEFYSKTLRGALKEEKRDINALKTVNGTVGEALGKLYVAEKFPAEAKEKAESMIANVMQAFENRINKLPWMAISTRKNAIEKLRKLRVKIGYPDKWKDYSALTIKSPEAGGNLFANMMNIARFSYNEDIEKLHKPVDKDEWHMAPQIVNAYFNPAYNEIVFPAGILQPPFYDYKADEAVNYGGIGAVIGHEISHGFDDSGSRYNADGNLVNWWSDEDLEKFTGLGGALASQYSQLQPLPNTFVDGKFTLGENIGDLGGVNAAYDGLQLYLKEHGNPGLIDGYTPEQRFFMSWATIWRTKMRDEAIKNQVKTDPHSPGMYRAYVPLQNVDAFYKAFDIKKGDGMYIAPDERVKIW is encoded by the coding sequence ATGAAATTAAACAAAAAAACAACTTTTGCATCTTTAGCTATAGTGCTTGGTGCAACGGTATGTAATGCACAAACTAATAATAGTGAGCAATCGAAACCAGGTATTAACTTATCGTATATGGATAAGTCGGTAGCTCCAGGCGAAGATTTTTTTCGCTATGTAAATGGTACTTGGGTAGACAATACCGAAATTCCTGGAGATAAAACCCGTTGGGGAAGCTTTGATGAGCTGCGCGAGCAAACTAATAATGATGCACTTGCAATATTAAAAAAAGCGGCTGCTAATGAAGGCCTAGACCCAAATAGTGATCAAGGTAAGGCAGCAAGCTTGTACCGCTCTATTATGGATACTGTGGCACGAAATGAAAAAGGGATTGAACCACTAAAACCATATTTAACTAAAATAGATATGATTGGGAGTGTAAAAGATTTACAATCACTTTTAATAGAAATGGAGCCTCTTGGCGGACTTGGTTTTTTTGGTATAGGTATAGGTGCAGATGCTAAAGATAGTAATAGCAATGTAGTATATATGGGGCCTGGTAGTTTAGGTTTGCCAGACAGAGATTATTATGTGTCTGATGATGCAGACTCTAAAGAAAAAAGACAAGAGTATGTGTTGCACGTAGCCCGAATGCTAAAATATTTAGGATATAGTGATGCACAAGCACAAAAAGCAGCTAAAGGTATACTGGCGCTAGAAACTGCAATGGCAGAACCAAGAATGGATAGAGTAGAGCGTCGCGATAGAAGAAAAAGCTATAACCCAATGACGGTTGCCGAACTTCAGGAGCTTACTCCTGTTATAGATTGGAGTAAATATATTACAGCTATAGGTATTGATAAGGTAGATACACTTATTGTATCGCAACCTAAGTATATGACTGCCCTAAATAGTATATTAAAAGAAAACAATGTAGAAGACTGGAAATTTTACATGAAATGGACTTTAATAAACAGAGCGTCAGGATATCTTACTACAGATATTGAGACTGCTGACTGGGAGTTTTACAGTAAAACACTTCGTGGTGCACTAAAAGAAGAAAAGCGTGATATTAATGCACTAAAAACAGTAAATGGTACAGTAGGCGAAGCATTAGGGAAACTATATGTTGCCGAAAAATTTCCTGCAGAAGCGAAAGAAAAAGCAGAGAGCATGATAGCCAATGTAATGCAGGCTTTTGAAAACCGTATTAACAAATTGCCATGGATGGCAATATCTACTCGAAAAAACGCTATAGAAAAGCTACGTAAATTAAGAGTAAAAATAGGTTACCCTGATAAATGGAAAGATTATTCGGCATTAACTATTAAGAGCCCTGAAGCAGGAGGGAATCTTTTTGCAAATATGATGAACATCGCTCGTTTTAGTTATAATGAAGATATTGAAAAATTACATAAGCCAGTAGATAAAGACGAATGGCACATGGCTCCACAAATTGTGAATGCATATTTTAACCCTGCCTATAACGAAATTGTTTTTCCTGCAGGAATATTACAACCACCATTTTATGATTATAAGGCTGACGAAGCAGTTAATTATGGAGGTATTGGTGCTGTAATAGGACACGAAATATCGCATGGATTTGACGATTCTGGTTCTCGTTATAATGCCGACGGTAATCTTGTAAACTGGTGGAGCGATGAAGACCTTGAGAAATTTACAGGACTTGGTGGTGCACTTGCCAGCCAATACAGTCAGTTACAACCACTACCTAACACTTTTGTAGACGGTAAATTTACTCTAGGAGAAAATATTGGTGACCTTGGTGGTGTAAACGCTGCTTATGATGGGTTACAACTATATCTTAAAGAGCACGGTAACCCAGGGCTTATAGATGGTTATACACCAGAGCAACGTTTCTTTATGTCTTGGGCTACAATATGGAGAACTAAGATGAGAGACGAAGCAATAAAAAATCAGGTAAAAACCGATCCGCATTCACCAGGTATGTACAGGGCTTATGTACCACTTCAAAATGTAGATGCCTTTTATAAAGCATTTGATATTAAAAAAGGAGATGGCATGTATATCGCACCTGATGAACGGGTAAAAATATGGTAA
- a CDS encoding metal-dependent transcriptional regulator yields the protein MTYSEENYLKVIYHLSTATSKGIATNAIANEMESKPSSVTDMLQKLAEKDLVIYKKYQGVSLTDKGRFTALMIVRKHRLWEVFLLEKLDFSWDEVHDVAEQLEHIKSDKLTDKLDEFLDFPTEDPHGDPIPDKEGNIKKVDKKLLSEVEAGKKVICVGVKDSSPAFLQYLDKQQIALGSAIDIVSKEDFDMSLTLRVHDKQLTVSNKIAANLFVKTL from the coding sequence ATGACCTATTCTGAAGAAAATTACCTTAAAGTAATTTACCATCTTTCTACCGCCACAAGCAAGGGTATAGCTACTAACGCTATTGCTAATGAAATGGAGAGTAAACCTTCATCGGTTACTGATATGCTGCAAAAGCTTGCCGAGAAAGATTTAGTTATCTATAAAAAGTATCAAGGTGTATCGCTTACAGATAAAGGGAGGTTTACGGCTCTAATGATTGTGCGTAAACACCGTTTATGGGAAGTGTTTTTATTAGAAAAACTCGACTTTTCTTGGGATGAAGTGCATGATGTTGCCGAACAATTAGAACATATAAAATCGGATAAATTAACAGACAAGCTCGACGAGTTTCTCGATTTTCCTACCGAAGATCCGCATGGCGACCCTATACCTGATAAAGAAGGAAATATAAAGAAAGTAGATAAAAAACTACTATCAGAAGTTGAAGCGGGTAAAAAAGTGATATGTGTAGGTGTAAAAGATAGTTCGCCTGCCTTTTTACAATACCTCGATAAGCAACAAATAGCCCTCGGCTCGGCTATTGATATAGTTTCTAAAGAAGATTTTGATATGTCGCTTACTTTGCGTGTACACGATAAGCAACTAACAGTATCAAACAAAATAGCCGCTAACCTTTTTGTAAAAACTTTGTAA
- a CDS encoding FeoB-associated Cys-rich membrane protein, with protein sequence MYIQSIIAYLLVVGAAAYLVKKFFFKKKKKAAANCGSDDCGCH encoded by the coding sequence ATGTATATACAATCAATAATAGCTTATTTATTAGTAGTAGGAGCAGCAGCTTACCTTGTAAAGAAATTCTTTTTTAAGAAAAAGAAGAAAGCAGCAGCAAACTGTGGCAGTGACGATTGTGGTTGTCATTAA